The DNA region AGTGCTTCTTGCACCCAAATTCGCATCAGGCTTAACGTATCTTGATTCATGGGGGCAAAAGCTAATTCAGATAACCGACAGCCAAAATTGGGTCGATACACCCGCTCACCCAAGTCAGTCATCAGAATAATAACCATCGACTGGCGAATATTGAGATCTTCTGCACTTAAAGCTAAACTACCTTGACGAGTCACCTGTAACGGAAAGGAGACCCCTTGACCCACAAAGGGACGACGTTGCTTGGAGAAAGGAGAGGAATTGACCATAGGTTATTAGACTGTGCGCGAGTAATGGGGGAATTAGGTATAGCAGAGAAAGAGTTGGTTAAGACAGTTAGATTATGGTTTTAGGCAATAGGCAATAGGCACTCTAGCGATAGAAAGTGTCCTAAATCTCCCTTCCTCTGCTACAATGCTGCGTTTCTTTCTTTTATGGAGTACAGCTTTACGCCTTAGATCCTAAGCAATATAAGCTATTGCTAGAGGGCGAAGTACTATATGAATTTGCCCCTAATTTTAACAGTTTACGCTTGTCAGGTGAGCCAGAGTAGCCTAAATTTTGAAGTGTTACCTACTAGAGCAAGGTTGTTTGTATGAGTAGCGAACTAGTCGTCTTAGCCTTTGATAATGAAGCAGATGCTTATGCTATGCGGGATAAACTGGCTCAATTACAAAAAGAATTTCTGATTGAGCTAGGAGATGCTGCGATTGTTAAACGCAATGCCAAGGGTAAAGTCAAAATTGACCAAGCAGTTGATCTCGTCAGTGCCGGTGCATTAGGCGGTGCATTTTGGGGAATGTTGATCGGACTGCTGTTTTTTGTCCCTTGGTTTGGAGCCGCTGTTGGCGCAATTACGGGTGCTTTAAGTGGCAAAGCAACGGACTATGGCGTGGATGATAACTTTATCAAAGAGGTAGGTCAAACGATTGAACCCGGTCACGCGGCTTTATTTCTACTGATTCAGAAATGGACAGAAGACAAAGTGATGGATCAACTCACCCAATTTAATGCTAAAGTTTTGCGGACTTCTTTGTCAAAAGAAGATGAAGCAAAACTGGCTGAAGCTTTTTCTAAAGAGCAGAAAGAACAAATGATTAGTGCTTTAGATAAAGACGACTAA from Roseofilum reptotaenium CS-1145 includes:
- a CDS encoding GPW/gp25 family protein, producing the protein MVNSSPFSKQRRPFVGQGVSFPLQVTRQGSLALSAEDLNIRQSMVIILMTDLGERVYRPNFGCRLSELAFAPMNQDTLSLMRIWVQEALEQWEPRITVIKVLTIPRQEEGRVDLMIQYEIRANYTQQSMVFPFYLKSEEGQ
- a CDS encoding DUF1269 domain-containing protein — its product is MSSELVVLAFDNEADAYAMRDKLAQLQKEFLIELGDAAIVKRNAKGKVKIDQAVDLVSAGALGGAFWGMLIGLLFFVPWFGAAVGAITGALSGKATDYGVDDNFIKEVGQTIEPGHAALFLLIQKWTEDKVMDQLTQFNAKVLRTSLSKEDEAKLAEAFSKEQKEQMISALDKDD